The DNA window AAAGGACACTGACAAAGTGGAACCACATTAGAAAATAATTAGTAATTTCTAATAATGTTCTAAGACAATTTCCATCATCTAGCCAAACTCCATTAACCCAGAATAAGTCTAAAAGCTTTAAAAGCCCATGAATATGGAAAGAGATGCGTTTCACAGTTTCAACAATCTAACTGCAGTAAAAACCTGTCAAATCCCCAACACGTGTAACACATACTAAAATTAGATGCAAAACCGTTTAGTAAGTTTTGATTATACAGGGGTTTGGTCAAGATTGTTATAGAGCCACACTGAGAAGACATGGACTTTGTAGAAAATTTCTCTTAATTATCAAAAATGCTGCATATAAAACAAACTTTGAATAAAAGTGAAAGATCTTTATCTGGACTATACAATTACAGTTCAATTTTATCTAGACTctatacaataacaataaattgaTCACATCAACAACTAGTACAGTATTACTGGCATGGACTGGTATGTTTCATTACTGTAGTTCAGCTTCCTTCCACTAAATGTAAACTCTTCTGTGTATAAAGAGAAGAACCTTGAAAATGTATTTGGATCTAACAATAATTTGTGATACAAAACAACGGGATTTTTGAAACAAACGATTTATTAGGTAAAGAGCTGGTTATTTCAGAGACTGTGTGTTTCTCCACACAATGATAGAGCAATGAAAAGGTGCAAGACCACTTTCTGCTGAATCCTGATTCTGGATAAAGCACATCCTGCTAGAcgtctgttattttatttacaaaatgaacCACATGTTcaccaaacaaaataaaaaaaaactaactaaaaaaaaaacacctgcaaCTGTTTATGAGAATTAAGGACCAAGTGACTGCTGCTGAAACTGAAGATACAGTAGCAAACATTAACATGGTACAACAACGCTGCTGAACAAGTAAAAACACTCAGAAGCTTttactgtgttttgtttatagaTTACTGTGTAGACACAGCCATGGTGGAGTATAAGAGTCCCAGATCACAATCAGAACTTCTCTGAAGAACTTCTCTGATGCAAAGTTTCCTtctcaaggagaagatcagcaAACCTTTGCTGGagctccttctctctttcctgtTGCCTTTGCACATCTTCTCTCAGAGcctgaaaaaaagaagaaagcacAATATTGGTCTATTTGTATTCTATGTCAAATAGGCTAATAAACACAGCAGCCAAACTACATTCTAAAATATTTCAAGTTCTCTCAGGTTTGAAGCACAATGTTCTATTTAAGACTTCTAATACAAATCACCTCCTGTCTGCGTGGGATGGCCAGATCCTCCTGCTTCTTCAGCTCCTGGAAGGTGTGCAACTCCATGTGGGCCTGCTCCACCTGATCCCACAGGTCACTGAGCTGCTTTATCAAACCCATGGCCCGAGACTGATAGCCTCCTAAAAGAACCTTCATCTTCTTCTCCATCTTAGCTGCCCGCTTAGCCTCGGTTGTCATGTGCCCTCTGTTAATCTGTATCACATCAAATAGTGGCAGAACAATGCTTTAATTAGTCTCCAAATCAGAATTTGTGAATCCTGTAACGGCACTGAAATCATTATTAGTCAGTCAAAACAATGTAACATCAAATGAATAGGCAAATTTGATGTCAAGCAGCACAGTGTTAATAAATCcaacattaacataaacatgTTAAGCAATGCATAAGATAAGCAATGGCTTATTTTAGAACAAAAGCAAGAGCATGGATATGATTTACATTAGACATTTTAGTGGCACACAGAATCTATAGCTACTATACACATATACCTATTTGATATTTGACAGAATATTTCAGATTCAAAGGTTGCAGTTACGTTAATTTGAAGTGGTGTTTGTAATCTTGTAAACTCCAACAGCTCATCTGCACCTGTGCTACACAGTGACTACATTTACATAGATAACGCAACGTCTTGTTTAATTTATATCCCTCTTTTCATTTGCATGAATTTCAAAAACACAGTAAAGGTGGCTACTGTCAGAGGACAATTCATCATCCAATTTGGCTAGTATTTCTGCATATGGTTTTGAAGTGACCTTCAATTCAAGTTTACTTGTATAACACCTTTAACAATAGATATtgccacaaagcagctttacagaaatatacatTTCAGATATAAATTTTCAATTTATAAACAAATCCATAATGAACAATCCAGAGGCAATGGTGGCAagtaaaatctccctgagatgttatgaggaagaaacactGGGAGGAATCCATCCTCATCGGAGTGGCACCTGATAGTGcgtttaataaaaaaagttacCTTCTACAACTCTTATATGGTCATCATTGTGTAATTAGGAAATTAATTCTAGTTTTAAATCTGTGCCATTTTCTGCTTCCACCACTCGGACTTTGAGAGCTTACTGTTCATTTCCTTTCCTAACTTATCCCACTCTTGACAAGAGCTACTGTAATGTATTGAAGTTCTTAAATGGATGGAgactgatggagacttgagaGACAAAACTGATCCTATCAATTGCAGTCTAATGATATCGTCATTGTTTCTAAGTGGCATCCTTCACAGTAATCTTGTGCATCTTTAGACTGCCTGTGTAGAGCCATCCCAGATGAAGCGCATCGACATGGATCAAGCATCCTGTGATAGGATAGGGTTTTGGCAGATTTAGCAAGTCTGCTACTATAACTTGTGATCATTGTGGTCAGTGAACACGGTGGTGGTCTCACCATGTGTGAAAGGCTAGCTGCATCTGTTGTCCACTTGAGGCCAGTGTGCCCAGGGCCCAAGCTCTGTTTACCTGGTGTGGTTAAACCAGTGGGTAAGGTGAAAGTGTGCTGCCGTTTATGGACCCTGCCATAGATATCAccatttatgcatttatgctACTCCAAGCCACTTCTGAGGCCTGTTAATAAGCATGGAATGCAGGGCTGTTAACACAAGTCCTGTTGATTCTCTGCATGAAGGGAGTGCAGCAGCGCTTAGCCCTCTACTTCCTCCCCCAATGCTGGGAGTGTGCTCCTGTGTGAATAGGCTCCAAGTTTCCACTCATGTTTCAGTCAAGAAATATGAAACAAATGCACCCTTTGTAAGACAGGGGTTACCATGATTAACAGAAACTTTGCACCTATACCAGCCTTAAAACTGAAGCCAACTGAATGTCTTTTTATCTGCCTTAAAAATCAGTGCTGACATCGGAACAAAGtcaattattttatgtattcatATTTTTAGCTTCAAATTCATCACCATTGACAGGACTTTGTTTCTCTTCACAGATGACAGTGAAAATAACAGATTAAGCACTAattgcattttaaataaactaacaaTACATaagcttttatattatatatataaatggcaTTACTTAATGTTACAATTAAAGAACAGTAAAAGCGCAACTTTTCATATTCATGCTGaacaatggaaaataaatactgaTTAAAAAGCCAATAATAAGCACCCAGTGCCACCTGCTGTAACATCTAGGAACTGCAATAAAATTGCTTGTACCTCCAATTTCTTTTCCAGAGACTCAATCCTGTCCTTTTTGCTGGCCAGATTGGCTCTGGTGTATCGGTTCTGTCCAGGCAGGTACAGAACCTGGCTGTAACACTCCTCCCAAACTTGGTTATAAGCGTCGATGGAAAGATCGCCATGTCCCATGCCATGCTTCACAACCTCCATCTCCTGCCTCAGTATCTCTTTTGCCTGACATTCACAACGTGTGGAATTAATGcatttactcatttaaataTGAACAGGCTGTAATTAACGATTTGTTgcatttcatataaaaagtTAGATCACACAAAGCTGACCTTTTTGAGGTCCTCTTCTGCCACTTTTTCGTACGGTGTTTTCTCCAGGTAACTAACGTGCTCAGCATTGGTAGAACCCGAGCCTGCTCCTTTAGCTTTCTTAGCCAGCATGTCTGTGTATGGGTGGTGCAGGCTGTCATGGTGGATCATGGTGATCATCTCTTTCTTTATGAGCTCTTCTGCCTGCTGCACCTCTGTGAGAGGAGGCTCCACATTCTGAGGCCTCAGAATGGTCTCATTTACCTGATCACAGAAACATACtcattacagcacacacactacaatgaCCCATTTAAATGTGTCAGCAGGGAATGTTGAACTAATCCAGCTGAAATAAGGAAAAAAGGTCAAATATAGAACCTGTTTGTTAAACCCTTTCAATCATGATGAGAATTTGAACAAACAACTCACCTCGGAGGGCCTAGGTAAACTCCTCTGGActgctgtgtgtctctgtctcagctCTTTCTCACGCTCAGCTTCTCTTGCTACCTGCAATAAAGCCATGTAATAACAGCAGTCATCAGTAAACTAATATAATGTCATATATAAGCACAGAATATACAACATCCAATTTATAGTTGGATTGGGATCATCCTGCTCTCTTATGCACTTATTCAATCTGTTGGCTGCAGCAGATACATGCAATTCATGCAGATACTAGtagttgttggtgccagatgggctagTTTGAGTAGTTCTGGACATGCCTTGGTcttgtgccccttttccactggCTAGCCTTCTAAGAgccagtttgcctttccatgggctagagagccatcataGAGCCAAGTGTTACGTCATTGTATACGTCTCATCTTTCCCAGCAACACTAGTGAACATAATTTGTCTccagcggttcttaagtctaaaACACCTATGTTTTGGTGCCACtcaagaaccacttttcctggttcagagccggtgctttgggtgtcaaaaaagaaagaactggttctaaattaggctctggctccaaaccagcactcaaactgcctcggtggaaaagggacaTTGGTGATTAGAGGCCAGAGGACAATGGCCTGACTGGTTTGAGCTGCCAGAAAGGATATATAGAAAATTGCGGTGGATTACATTAAACAGGTGAAGATGCATGTAGTTCCTACTATCATGGGTACAGATTCAACTTAActtgttgaaatatttttttctaattttcaaCTGTCCAGGTTTGTTGAGCTTGTGCACGAGTCAGAtccttgttcttggctgacaggaacctgatgtggttttCTGTTGTTATAGCTCATCCACCTCGAAGATTGCTGTGCATTCTGAGACATTTTTCTACTAACTACGATTGTAAAGAatgcttatttgagttactatagacttcctgtcagctcagacaGTCTAGTCATATGTCAGATCAGTCTAGTCTAGACTCATTTGATCTTTCTAATCAATGATGTGTTTCAGCCTGCAGACTCTGCACTAACaggctgttttgtgttttttacacCGTTCTGTGAAAACTCTACACATTGTGTTGTATGAAATTCCCTGGAGTTCAGCAGAATCTGATATATTTAAACCAGCCCATATGGCACTAAATCCCAGTTcaagatatttttaaatgaagatcTAGGACCACTTAAACTCggaagtaaaataaagtgtggacTCGAACAAATATTATTACATGAAATACAATTAGCTGAAGAGAAAGTGAAATCCCTGACCTGTTTACGTAGCTCAATATCAGCTGCGTCCTCCACAAAGCTCTCGTCGACCTCTGGCTCTTCCATCTCCCTCTCAGCGTTCTCAGGCAACACAATCTCAAAGTCGTTCTTGGGAAGTGGAAGAGACAATAGCCCCAACTTCAGCTGCTCGCGAGACTCTCGTTGCTGGAAAATATACATCACATAACACtctgaaagaacaaaaaaacccaaGAACAACTGGATTCCTCTTGTGCGGCTTTTTCTACTCACCAGGTGTTTGGCATAAGATGGATCTGTGTAATCCACTACACCATCCTCAGCGTTGATGTTGAGCTTGTCCCGCAGGGGCGTGCGACCAGGGGTCACTCCTATTGAAGGCTTTGGGGTCATGCCACTGTGAGGCGTCAAACCCTCTGAACCATGACTTGGTGTTCTgccaaaatatttaatattttaagatcATGTTTTTAAGGATTTCACTGGTTTGATAAATTTGCACTCATTATAATCTGAGCTTactaaaaatattcattttgaacAGTACCTGAAGGGTGTAGAGAGCACAGTGTTGG is part of the Tachysurus fulvidraco isolate hzauxx_2018 chromosome 12, HZAU_PFXX_2.0, whole genome shotgun sequence genome and encodes:
- the cdc5l gene encoding cell division cycle 5-like protein translates to MPRIMIKGGVWRNTEDEILKAAVMKYGKNQWSRIASLLHRKSAKQCKARWYEWLDPSIKKTEWSREEEEKLLHLAKLMPTQWRTIAPIIGRTAAQCLEHYEYLLDKAAQRDNEEDTNDDPRKLKPGEIDPNPETKPARPDPVDMDEDELEMLSEARARLANTQGKKAKRKAREKQLEEARRLAALQKRRELRAAGIDIQKKRKKKRGVDYNAEVPFEKKPAPGFYDTSMEQYDPHEPDFKRLRQQHLDGELRNEKEERERKKDKQKIKKKKESDLPSAILQTSGVSEFTKKRSKLVLPAPQISDAELEEVVKLGQASEIARQTAEESGITNSASSALLSEYNVTNNSMALRTPQTPAAQDKILQEAQNLMALTNVDTPLKGGLNTPLHESDFSGVTPQRQVVQTPNTVLSTPFRTPSHGSEGLTPHSGMTPKPSIGVTPGRTPLRDKLNINAEDGVVDYTDPSYAKHLQRESREQLKLGLLSLPLPKNDFEIVLPENAEREMEEPEVDESFVEDAADIELRKQVAREAEREKELRQRHTAVQRSLPRPSEVNETILRPQNVEPPLTEVQQAEELIKKEMITMIHHDSLHHPYTDMLAKKAKGAGSGSTNAEHVSYLEKTPYEKVAEEDLKKAKEILRQEMEVVKHGMGHGDLSIDAYNQVWEECYSQVLYLPGQNRYTRANLASKKDRIESLEKKLEINRGHMTTEAKRAAKMEKKMKVLLGGYQSRAMGLIKQLSDLWDQVEQAHMELHTFQELKKQEDLAIPRRQEALREDVQRQQEREKELQQRFADLLLEKETLHQRSSSEKF